In Bradyrhizobium sp. CCBAU 051011, the following are encoded in one genomic region:
- a CDS encoding DUF736 domain-containing protein has translation MATIGTFTASDNGYTGSIKTLTLNIKAKFVASEKDNDKAPDYRIFAGATEFGAAWKKTARETDREYLSVKLDDPSFPAPIYASLVKVEGDEGFSLIWSRRNGD, from the coding sequence ATGGCGACCATCGGCACCTTCACCGCATCGGACAACGGATACACCGGCTCGATCAAGACGCTGACGCTGAACATCAAGGCAAAGTTCGTGGCATCGGAGAAGGACAACGACAAGGCTCCCGACTACCGTATCTTCGCCGGCGCCACCGAGTTCGGCGCCGCCTGGAAGAAGACCGCCCGCGAGACCGATCGCGAATATCTCTCGGTCAAACTCGACGATCCGAGCTTCCCGGCGCCGATCTACGCCTCGCTGGTGAAGGTCGAAGGCGACGAAGGCTTCAGCCTGATCTGGTCGCGCCGCAACGGCGACTGA
- a CDS encoding helix-turn-helix domain-containing protein, which yields MAVGKDDQGIIGVVADNVRSLRKTAGLSQEGLAHEAGVDRTYISQVERRQRNVTIVVLAKIAKALNVTPDKLLLAPSSRRRGP from the coding sequence ATGGCGGTCGGGAAGGACGATCAAGGAATAATCGGCGTCGTGGCTGACAACGTCAGGTCGCTCAGAAAGACGGCTGGGCTGTCGCAAGAAGGATTAGCCCATGAGGCGGGGGTGGATCGGACCTATATTAGCCAGGTCGAACGCCGCCAAAGAAACGTGACAATCGTGGTCCTGGCGAAAATCGCAAAAGCTCTGAACGTGACACCGGACAAGCTACTACTCGCGCCCTCATCTCGGAGGAGAGGTCCCTGA
- a CDS encoding ImmA/IrrE family metallo-endopeptidase, whose protein sequence is MSTKLKLARRALAENTAHGVLREMKIEGLYVDPEAIATAKDIVVQAKPDTANGVSGALIKVGDEFGIMYATNIPSKGFQRFSIAHEIGHYYISGHVDALLGTGVHYSHAGFHSADPYEQEADFFASALLMPERPFKNAIDDHPIGLAGIEALRKACATSLTATAIRYSGLTRDGIAVISSVGGTVDWCFMSDGLKEAKGIKWLRKGTPVPGGTLTESFNARPENIRTGQQDAADGNLRDWMDIERGYNITEEVVGLGQYGRTLTILTCKSLSARVEEDDQEDDDEALIENWTPRFRR, encoded by the coding sequence ATGAGTACAAAGCTGAAGCTCGCGCGTCGCGCTTTAGCTGAGAACACCGCGCACGGCGTGCTGCGCGAGATGAAGATCGAAGGTCTCTATGTTGACCCGGAAGCGATCGCGACGGCCAAAGATATCGTGGTACAGGCCAAGCCGGACACGGCGAACGGTGTCTCGGGCGCGCTCATCAAGGTGGGCGATGAGTTCGGAATCATGTACGCCACGAATATTCCGAGCAAGGGATTCCAGCGCTTCAGCATCGCCCATGAAATTGGCCACTACTACATAAGCGGCCATGTTGATGCGCTGCTTGGAACCGGCGTGCACTATTCGCACGCCGGATTTCATTCGGCCGACCCGTACGAACAGGAGGCCGATTTCTTCGCCTCAGCGCTGCTGATGCCGGAGCGTCCTTTCAAGAATGCAATCGACGACCATCCCATCGGGCTCGCCGGCATCGAGGCGTTGCGCAAGGCGTGCGCCACGTCTTTGACGGCAACCGCCATTCGCTATTCGGGACTGACGCGTGACGGTATCGCCGTCATTTCCAGCGTTGGCGGCACGGTCGACTGGTGCTTCATGTCCGACGGCCTCAAGGAGGCCAAAGGAATAAAGTGGCTACGCAAGGGCACGCCCGTTCCCGGGGGCACATTGACCGAGTCCTTCAACGCTCGCCCGGAGAACATCCGCACTGGGCAACAAGACGCCGCCGACGGCAATCTGCGCGATTGGATGGATATCGAACGCGGGTACAATATCACCGAAGAAGTTGTCGGTCTCGGGCAGTATGGCCGAACCCTGACGATCCTGACCTGCAAGAGTCTGAGTGCACGGGTCGAAGAAGACGACCAGGAAGATGACGACGAAGCTTTGATCGAGAACTGGACGCCTCGATTTCGACGCTAG
- a CDS encoding helix-turn-helix domain-containing protein: MEQQQASDIFKERLKAARDLRRLNQTDLASKAGLPPSSVSHFESGARKPSFENLKRLAIALDVTTDYLLGRAATPDASATAGRLNRDVNKLSAEDIKLTEAFVEMLIKRGQSKDKK, translated from the coding sequence ATGGAACAACAGCAAGCTTCTGATATCTTTAAGGAACGTCTCAAAGCCGCCCGCGACCTCCGACGGCTTAATCAGACCGATCTGGCCTCCAAAGCAGGGCTGCCGCCAAGTTCGGTGTCCCACTTCGAGTCGGGCGCACGAAAGCCATCGTTTGAGAATCTCAAGCGCCTGGCGATAGCGCTCGACGTGACGACGGACTACCTGCTCGGTCGCGCCGCGACGCCTGACGCGTCAGCCACGGCGGGCCGCCTCAACCGCGATGTGAACAAGCTGAGCGCCGAAGACATCAAGCTGACGGAGGCCTTCGTCGAAATGCTGATCAAGCGCGGTCAGTCGAAGGATAAGAAATGA
- a CDS encoding DUF2188 domain-containing protein, whose protein sequence is MSKDRDRTVFRRDGEWINKRNDADRASSKHDTQAEAIKAAKENLGKQGGGELIVKGRDGQIRGKDTIPPGNDPNPPKDREH, encoded by the coding sequence ATGAGCAAAGATCGTGACAGAACGGTCTTCCGCCGCGATGGCGAGTGGATCAACAAGCGCAACGACGCCGACCGGGCATCGAGCAAACACGATACACAGGCCGAGGCCATCAAGGCGGCCAAGGAGAACCTCGGCAAGCAGGGCGGGGGCGAACTGATCGTGAAAGGCCGCGACGGCCAGATTCGCGGCAAGGACACGATCCCCCCTGGCAACGATCCCAATCCGCCGAAGGACCGCGAGCACTGA
- a CDS encoding phospholipase effector Tle1 domain-containing protein, translating to MKRIIFCFDGTWNRLSADTPTNVVLTAASIMRQAPDGITQIIHYDEGVGTDRLEHWSGGIIGSGLVENVREAYRFLIFNYDPGDEIYVFGFSRGAFSAQTFVGFLRHVGPLHRLHAARIDEALELYRQRLTESPGSSDRMRRFRADYANKVCIGTDDDDWRCRHVPAYVQGAAPLFAIKYLGVWDTVSALGLPAITPFSAHLNRKHAFHDAGLTNFVESARHAVAIDERRALFPAVLWGDLTEINKAKSSSADALDAPYQEKWFPGVHGSVGGGGDIRGLSDGSLAWVLKGAKLAGLRLDVEHGSRIHGFAPDPFAPLINMKMPEKGFTDIIRTDRPGPDHLWQLSAAAIRRWTANAERLPERTLYRPKALSKVSERLSAHLITQTAPSSDLLTEHVVQSGDALRKLAKQYYGDAKLWGVIFEANRDVLDDPDELFVHQRLRIPAQSIVEAV from the coding sequence ATGAAACGGATCATCTTCTGCTTCGACGGAACCTGGAACAGGCTGAGCGCAGACACGCCGACCAACGTGGTGCTGACGGCGGCGAGCATCATGCGGCAAGCGCCGGACGGCATTACGCAGATCATTCACTACGACGAAGGCGTCGGGACGGACCGGCTCGAGCATTGGTCCGGTGGCATCATCGGATCAGGCCTCGTCGAGAATGTTCGCGAGGCCTATCGCTTTCTCATCTTCAATTACGACCCCGGCGATGAAATCTACGTCTTTGGCTTCTCCCGCGGCGCTTTCAGTGCGCAGACCTTTGTCGGCTTCCTTCGCCATGTTGGGCCGCTGCACCGCTTGCATGCCGCGCGGATTGACGAGGCGCTTGAGCTATATCGCCAGCGCCTGACGGAGTCTCCCGGGTCGAGCGATCGCATGCGGCGCTTCAGGGCTGACTATGCCAACAAAGTTTGCATCGGCACCGATGACGACGACTGGCGATGCCGGCACGTGCCCGCATATGTTCAGGGCGCCGCCCCGTTGTTCGCGATCAAGTATCTTGGCGTTTGGGACACCGTTTCTGCTCTCGGCCTTCCCGCGATCACGCCGTTCAGCGCCCACCTCAATCGAAAGCATGCATTCCACGACGCGGGCCTCACGAACTTCGTGGAAAGCGCACGCCACGCCGTGGCCATCGACGAACGGCGTGCGCTCTTTCCGGCTGTGCTGTGGGGCGATTTGACGGAGATCAACAAGGCGAAAAGCTCGTCGGCGGACGCGCTCGACGCGCCTTATCAAGAAAAATGGTTTCCCGGTGTCCACGGATCAGTCGGTGGCGGCGGCGACATCCGCGGTTTATCGGACGGTTCATTGGCGTGGGTGTTGAAGGGCGCGAAGCTGGCCGGCCTGAGACTTGATGTCGAGCACGGATCTCGCATTCACGGTTTCGCACCTGATCCCTTCGCTCCGCTCATCAACATGAAGATGCCGGAGAAAGGCTTCACCGATATCATCCGAACGGATCGGCCTGGGCCCGATCACCTTTGGCAGCTCTCTGCGGCTGCCATACGGAGGTGGACCGCGAACGCCGAAAGGCTTCCAGAACGCACGCTCTATCGACCCAAAGCATTGAGCAAAGTTTCGGAACGCCTTAGCGCGCACCTGATCACGCAAACCGCGCCTTCTTCCGACCTCTTGACTGAACATGTTGTTCAGTCTGGCGATGCGCTCCGCAAACTCGCAAAGCAATATTACGGCGACGCGAAGCTGTGGGGTGTGATCTTCGAAGCCAACCGCGATGTCCTGGACGATCCGGACGAGCTCTTCGTCCATCAGCGGCTGCGTATCCCAGCGCAGAGCATTGTCGAAGCTGTCTGA
- the qatA gene encoding Qat anti-phage system ATPase QatA: MLIPDYETEVDFLNCEAISKTVVELLVQNRSRALTIGIHGDWGAGKSSILKMVQRDLAGDKAVACLWFNGWAFQGFEDAKTVLIEATITELCQQRSTIGKVKELGGRLLKRVEWLKLLKRGGGLVFNVATGLPSPDQIGSVIEKLNATIGGLKDLSPDQIKEQLSEASTFLKPAEAAEANVPEIIYHFRKEFADLLEEAKIDQLVVLIDDLDRCLPSTAIATLEAIRLFLFVPKTAFVIGADEGMIEYAVRQHFPDLPLASGPVSYTRNYLEKLIQVPFRIPALGTQETRVYVMLLMVESLLGSEHAGFRKLLSGAKAALNRPWLGTGLTQADVRAADPGRASELDAAFVLATRIGPILGEGTKGNPRQIKRFLNTMLVRRAIAKARGFDGEVDQSKLAKLMLAERFQEDFYNYVAGKAMSSEDGKVAELHAFEEELKAEKDEAETPKKKSGQQTSETAEDDGAKWLARDWLRRWLTIPPALGDTDLRPYIFVTRDKRALAGPASIGGIEGLVEKLTGSGLALRMVEPEVRALLAQDAEAAFRALSERVLQATNLKSPPEGFEGLGILAKHHPRFQSQLVALVSALDVRSLGIWIVRGWNEILTDGAAMAQFQAVLSEWAAQDENATLKRAAAQATAAVRKRKS, translated from the coding sequence ATGTTGATTCCAGATTACGAGACCGAAGTCGATTTTCTGAACTGTGAAGCCATTTCGAAGACAGTCGTTGAACTGCTTGTTCAGAACCGCAGTCGCGCGCTGACGATCGGCATTCACGGGGACTGGGGCGCGGGCAAGTCCAGCATTCTGAAGATGGTGCAGCGCGACCTTGCCGGAGACAAAGCTGTTGCCTGCCTGTGGTTCAACGGTTGGGCTTTTCAGGGCTTCGAGGATGCCAAGACGGTTCTTATCGAAGCGACCATCACCGAGCTGTGTCAGCAGCGCTCGACGATTGGCAAAGTGAAAGAACTCGGCGGGCGACTGCTCAAGCGCGTCGAGTGGCTCAAGCTCTTGAAGCGCGGCGGCGGCCTCGTGTTCAACGTGGCTACCGGACTGCCTTCGCCCGATCAGATCGGTTCCGTTATCGAAAAGCTCAACGCCACGATCGGCGGCCTGAAGGATTTGTCGCCCGATCAGATCAAGGAGCAGCTCTCCGAGGCCAGCACTTTTCTGAAGCCGGCGGAAGCCGCCGAGGCCAACGTGCCGGAGATCATTTATCACTTCCGTAAAGAGTTTGCCGACTTGCTGGAGGAAGCGAAGATCGATCAGCTTGTCGTGCTGATCGACGACCTCGATCGCTGCCTTCCGTCCACCGCGATCGCAACTCTCGAAGCCATCAGGCTCTTCCTCTTCGTCCCGAAGACAGCCTTCGTGATCGGCGCTGACGAGGGCATGATCGAATATGCCGTCCGGCAGCATTTTCCTGACCTTCCCCTCGCATCAGGACCTGTCTCCTACACACGCAACTATCTCGAGAAGCTGATTCAGGTGCCCTTCCGCATACCGGCTCTCGGCACGCAAGAGACCCGTGTCTACGTGATGCTCCTAATGGTCGAAAGTCTTCTCGGCAGCGAGCACGCTGGATTTAGAAAACTGCTTTCGGGCGCCAAGGCTGCACTCAATCGTCCCTGGCTCGGCACTGGCCTAACGCAAGCTGACGTGCGCGCAGCGGACCCTGGGCGGGCATCCGAACTCGACGCGGCCTTCGTTCTTGCAACGCGAATTGGCCCCATCCTGGGCGAAGGCACCAAAGGCAATCCGCGTCAGATCAAACGCTTTCTCAACACCATGCTTGTGCGCCGCGCGATCGCCAAGGCGCGTGGTTTCGACGGCGAAGTCGATCAAAGCAAGCTCGCCAAGCTGATGCTCGCCGAGCGATTCCAGGAGGATTTCTATAACTACGTCGCCGGCAAGGCCATGTCCTCCGAAGACGGCAAAGTCGCCGAACTCCATGCATTCGAGGAGGAGTTGAAGGCGGAGAAGGACGAGGCCGAGACGCCGAAGAAGAAATCGGGCCAACAGACGTCGGAGACGGCCGAGGATGATGGAGCGAAGTGGCTTGCACGAGACTGGCTGAGGCGCTGGCTCACCATTCCGCCCGCGCTAGGTGATACCGATCTGCGGCCTTACATCTTTGTCACGCGCGATAAGCGCGCTCTGGCCGGACCGGCAAGCATCGGCGGTATCGAAGGGCTGGTCGAGAAGCTCACGGGCTCAGGTCTCGCTTTGCGAATGGTCGAGCCTGAGGTGCGGGCGCTGCTGGCACAAGATGCTGAGGCCGCCTTCAGGGCGCTCAGCGAGCGCGTCCTTCAAGCGACCAATCTCAAGAGCCCCCCGGAGGGTTTCGAGGGGCTCGGCATCCTCGCCAAACATCATCCCCGGTTTCAGTCGCAGTTGGTCGCCCTTGTCAGCGCACTTGACGTTAGATCACTTGGTATCTGGATCGTCCGAGGCTGGAACGAGATCCTCACCGACGGGGCGGCCATGGCGCAGTTTCAAGCGGTCCTCAGCGAGTGGGCGGCGCAAGATGAGAACGCGACGTTGAAACGGGCCGCTGCGCAGGCCACCGCCGCCGTTCGCAAGAGGAAGAGCTAG
- the qatB gene encoding Qat anti-phage system associated protein QatB, whose amino-acid sequence MPGGEVDPADGGETGNGKGPGDGAPPTGSQAPRPAIQPPPSAGRYTGARTNFTRFASSGGNDRRALRRAVRDYVRSGTGGSRNATRKMGSARDTASGALGVFRAFQRDGVADTLARLNLGNLVGRPTREVFIGLTDIICRDGGPIDEAIARDAWLETCVDLEQIGIDNLDALTAEQIRDVFLAFIAHAVEARLFQEIGINGFEVADLNTIQAFEAQFRSYVERDVRDSFASDLSSIAELSDAEIRAIVDQTYQNAWELFETWGDQS is encoded by the coding sequence TTGCCAGGCGGTGAGGTCGATCCCGCGGACGGTGGCGAAACGGGCAATGGCAAGGGGCCCGGTGATGGAGCACCACCGACCGGGTCGCAAGCACCACGACCCGCCATCCAGCCGCCACCATCCGCCGGGCGCTACACAGGTGCTCGCACCAACTTCACGCGCTTTGCCTCGTCCGGGGGAAATGACCGCCGCGCCTTGCGGCGTGCGGTACGAGACTATGTGCGATCGGGCACGGGCGGCAGCCGCAATGCCACCCGAAAGATGGGCAGCGCCCGCGACACCGCCAGCGGCGCGCTGGGCGTCTTCAGGGCCTTTCAACGTGATGGGGTTGCCGACACGCTCGCTCGGCTTAACCTCGGAAACCTCGTGGGTCGCCCGACCCGCGAAGTGTTCATCGGCCTCACGGACATCATCTGCCGGGATGGCGGGCCGATTGACGAGGCCATCGCTCGCGACGCCTGGCTTGAAACCTGCGTCGATCTCGAACAGATCGGCATCGACAACCTCGATGCCCTGACCGCTGAACAGATCAGGGACGTGTTCCTCGCCTTCATCGCGCACGCGGTCGAGGCCAGACTCTTTCAGGAGATCGGCATCAACGGGTTTGAGGTGGCCGACCTCAACACCATCCAAGCGTTTGAGGCGCAGTTTCGCAGCTATGTGGAGCGCGACGTTCGGGACTCGTTCGCCTCCGATCTTTCCTCGATTGCCGAACTTTCGGATGCCGAGATTCGGGCGATCGTCGATCAGACCTACCAGAATGCGTGGGAATTGTTCGAGACGTGGGGGGATCAGAGCTGA